A window of the Deltaproteobacteria bacterium genome harbors these coding sequences:
- a CDS encoding MFS transporter codes for MARTSLSLFFYRMVLPYMSVYTRALGATGTELGIVNSVGMATGGLVGPFTGWMIDKIGVKKIYLVGILILAMSYLVYGAAQGWRIIIVAMIAYWVGFGVSGHTCAVICGNSLASEDRATAMSLCETFAAGILGITAPMIGAWLVTVFGGVNVSGIRPLFFVSFAGVVATFFLILTRLSNSRWTAEGETGSGFLKDFSEVFKKGHNLKKWLVISSVSDLPWFMVVPFTQPFAHEIKGADQYILGAMVTGFAVIPLIVGIPAGRLADRIGRKKVIYLMIPFIWASSLLLIYAPNSLLLVTAGVLQGFMYTNSVITGAMTFELVPAERMGRWLGIVRLCRLLLGAGGVYLGGVIWDVLGPQFVFLSVIVLDVLVRIPLLAGMPETLGLKVK; via the coding sequence ATGGCGCGAACGTCCTTGAGTCTTTTCTTCTACCGGATGGTTCTTCCGTATATGTCCGTCTATACCAGGGCATTGGGTGCCACCGGGACGGAGTTGGGGATTGTCAATAGCGTGGGAATGGCAACCGGCGGTTTGGTGGGACCGTTTACAGGATGGATGATTGACAAGATCGGTGTCAAGAAGATCTACCTAGTGGGTATCCTTATCCTTGCTATGTCGTATCTCGTCTACGGCGCAGCCCAAGGTTGGCGCATTATTATTGTCGCCATGATAGCGTACTGGGTCGGATTCGGGGTCAGCGGCCACACCTGTGCCGTGATTTGCGGCAACTCTCTGGCAAGTGAGGACCGTGCCACGGCAATGAGTCTCTGTGAAACTTTTGCCGCAGGCATACTGGGAATTACAGCCCCCATGATCGGAGCCTGGCTGGTGACGGTCTTTGGGGGAGTGAATGTCAGCGGAATCAGGCCTCTGTTCTTCGTCAGTTTTGCAGGCGTCGTGGCGACGTTTTTTCTCATACTCACCCGCCTCTCAAATAGCAGATGGACGGCCGAGGGCGAAACCGGGTCGGGTTTTCTCAAGGATTTTTCCGAAGTATTCAAAAAGGGACACAACCTGAAGAAATGGCTCGTCATCAGCTCTGTTAGCGACTTGCCGTGGTTTATGGTGGTTCCCTTTACTCAGCCCTTCGCCCATGAGATCAAAGGAGCGGACCAGTACATACTCGGTGCGATGGTCACCGGTTTTGCGGTGATCCCTCTTATAGTCGGGATTCCGGCCGGCAGGTTGGCCGACAGGATCGGGCGCAAGAAGGTGATCTATCTTATGATCCCGTTTATATGGGCTTCGAGCCTGTTGCTCATCTATGCTCCGAATTCTCTCCTTTTGGTGACGGCCGGCGTCTTGCAAGGCTTCATGTACACGAATTCGGTCATCACTGGTGCCATGACCTTCGAACTAGTTCCTGCAGAGCGAATGGGCAGATGGCTCGGGATCGTACGCCTCTGCAGGCTGTTGCTGGGTGCAGGGGGAGTCTATCTAGGAGGGGTGATCTGGGACGTTCTTGGCCCCCAGTTCGTTTTTCTCTCTGTTATCGTGCTCGACGTACTTGTCCGCATCCCGCTGCTGGCAGGGATGCCCGAGACCTTGGGGTTGAAGGTAAAATGA
- a CDS encoding asparaginase, producing MQRNPRPVAEVLRGGLVESVHRGSVAVVDREGRLRFFHGDPDFAAIMRSCAKPFQALPMVLSGAADRFGLTDREIAITTGSISGQDFQEETVRAILGKIGLDESSLQCGTHRPFHVPTAKRLDREGKKAGPLRNSCAGKHAGMLGTCVFNGWPLETYMELGHPLQQWVLERVSFFAGVPEERIPVSIDGCGLPTFQVPLRNLAWAFARLTGTEDPAVLRIMECARRYPEMIAGENRICTDLIRVSRGRVFGKVGGEAVYGISLFEKGWGVAIKIEDGSLRAMPPVVVETLAKLGVLGQEELNELEQYHHPRVTNHRGEIVGEVRPTFDLTKADGSQEKIAPQ from the coding sequence ATGCAGAGAAATCCCCGGCCGGTAGCAGAGGTGCTCCGCGGCGGGCTGGTCGAGAGCGTCCACAGGGGCTCGGTGGCTGTAGTCGATAGAGAGGGTAGGCTTCGTTTTTTCCACGGGGATCCGGATTTTGCCGCCATTATGCGATCCTGCGCAAAACCTTTTCAGGCGCTCCCCATGGTCTTATCGGGTGCTGCAGACAGGTTCGGCCTGACGGACAGGGAGATCGCCATCACCACGGGATCGATCAGCGGCCAGGACTTCCAAGAGGAGACGGTCCGAGCCATCCTGGGCAAGATCGGCCTCGATGAATCCTCATTGCAGTGCGGAACCCACAGGCCTTTCCATGTTCCCACGGCGAAGAGGCTGGACAGAGAGGGGAAGAAGGCGGGTCCTCTTCGCAACAGCTGTGCGGGAAAACATGCGGGGATGCTGGGTACATGTGTTTTCAACGGATGGCCTTTGGAGACATATATGGAACTCGGCCACCCCCTCCAGCAATGGGTTCTGGAGAGGGTTTCCTTTTTTGCAGGGGTCCCAGAAGAGAGGATTCCGGTGAGTATCGACGGATGCGGTCTTCCCACCTTTCAGGTTCCCCTGAGGAATCTGGCCTGGGCATTCGCGAGGTTGACCGGCACCGAGGATCCGGCGGTTCTCCGCATCATGGAGTGTGCCCGGAGATACCCCGAGATGATCGCCGGTGAGAATCGGATCTGCACGGACCTGATCAGGGTTTCCCGGGGCAGGGTCTTCGGCAAGGTCGGTGGCGAGGCGGTTTACGGCATCAGCCTGTTTGAGAAGGGATGGGGGGTCGCCATCAAGATAGAAGACGGGAGCCTTCGAGCTATGCCGCCCGTCGTGGTGGAGACTCTGGCGAAGCTAGGTGTTCTCGGCCAGGAGGAACTGAACGAGCTTGAGCAATACCATCACCCCAGGGTGACAAACCACCGGGGGGAGATTGTCGGGGAAGTCAGGCCGACCTTCGATCTCACAAAAGCCGATGGATCCCAGGAAAAGATCGCTCCTCAATGA
- a CDS encoding sodium:solute symporter family protein, protein MGETIIPVVIIGAYMFVCLLVGYLVFGEERKRGTAWDASEYFIGQRTIGPILGAMTYISTVFSALVFLGAVGIYFVLGIGFNVFLLSEMLLVAVFVPTVGYIFWNLAHKYEYVTPADLVAHRYGNSRAVRAIVAVNTIGFMLFFMAAQIVGISYIMQTITGGFLSYTWAVILISVVLAVYIALGGFRAVVWTDAIQVIILGVCVVGTFLILSWRFEWGDIFNKVQQVRPALFRAPGPVPVFSMKMWLSELFVIGLAFVFMPQLWVRIYAVKSEEGLSKIVTYFIGWTTVIFFIAFFLAVAAAPIIKALFAEGEKIIPAKIVMKLMFKNMHPWLAATLLTGAVAATMSTVDSVVLAISSILTVDLYVKQFNPSMTPEKEAMMGRVISVVLILFMAILAFYPPGLLFSSLIDFTYPGLVAIVPATILGMYWRRASTPAAIASIVGGSLAAIYVLTHKNPMGLYSGFWSLLVALIIFVVVTLAVPSKEETFIPDTVTST, encoded by the coding sequence ATGGGAGAGACCATCATTCCGGTTGTCATTATCGGCGCCTATATGTTTGTCTGCCTGCTTGTCGGATACCTCGTCTTCGGAGAGGAGCGGAAGCGAGGAACCGCATGGGACGCGAGCGAGTACTTCATCGGCCAGCGGACCATAGGCCCGATCCTCGGGGCCATGACCTATATCTCGACGGTGTTCAGCGCCCTGGTCTTTCTGGGAGCTGTGGGGATCTATTTTGTCCTGGGAATAGGGTTCAACGTATTTCTTCTGAGCGAGATGCTTCTTGTGGCCGTCTTCGTACCCACGGTGGGCTATATCTTCTGGAACCTGGCCCACAAATACGAGTACGTCACACCGGCCGATCTGGTGGCCCATCGCTACGGCAACAGCAGGGCCGTAAGGGCCATCGTGGCCGTCAATACCATCGGGTTTATGCTCTTTTTCATGGCCGCCCAGATCGTGGGGATTTCCTATATTATGCAGACCATCACGGGTGGATTCCTGAGTTACACCTGGGCGGTGATCCTCATCTCGGTGGTCCTGGCCGTGTACATCGCCCTCGGCGGGTTCAGGGCCGTCGTGTGGACCGATGCGATCCAGGTGATCATTCTCGGGGTCTGTGTGGTCGGGACTTTCCTGATTCTGAGCTGGCGGTTTGAATGGGGTGATATCTTCAATAAGGTCCAGCAGGTTCGGCCTGCCCTGTTCAGGGCTCCTGGCCCGGTCCCGGTCTTTTCCATGAAGATGTGGTTGAGCGAGCTCTTTGTGATCGGCCTTGCCTTTGTATTCATGCCCCAACTCTGGGTGAGGATTTATGCGGTGAAGAGCGAGGAAGGCCTGAGCAAGATCGTAACCTACTTCATCGGCTGGACCACTGTGATCTTTTTTATAGCCTTCTTTCTGGCCGTAGCGGCGGCACCTATCATAAAGGCCCTCTTTGCCGAGGGAGAAAAGATCATCCCTGCAAAGATAGTCATGAAGCTGATGTTTAAGAACATGCATCCCTGGCTCGCCGCCACCCTGCTGACCGGCGCGGTGGCAGCCACGATGTCCACCGTGGATTCGGTGGTATTGGCGATCAGCTCCATCCTGACCGTGGATCTATATGTCAAGCAGTTCAATCCTTCCATGACACCCGAAAAAGAGGCCATGATGGGCAGAGTGATAAGTGTCGTCCTGATTCTTTTCATGGCGATCCTCGCCTTCTACCCCCCTGGCCTGCTCTTTTCCTCACTGATCGATTTCACCTATCCCGGGTTGGTTGCAATAGTCCCTGCAACGATCCTGGGTATGTATTGGAGAAGGGCGAGTACACCAGCGGCCATCGCAAGCATCGTGGGGGGATCTCTGGCGGCCATCTATGTGCTCACTCACAAAAACCCCATGGGCCTCTATTCCGGGTTCTGGAGTCTCCTGGTGGCTCTGATTATTTTTGTGGTCGTCACCCTGGCGGTTCCGTCCAAGGAAGAGACATTCATTCCCGACACGGTCACATCGACCTGA
- a CDS encoding cupin domain-containing protein, translating into MVEEQIVRIGQRIKHLRKEMGLSIREAARLTGTSPATIQKIESNGMVPSIAILMRIAQGLRKNVSFFLGEDGESKEVVLVPRDGRNVAYVPASRLKVEDLGSDILDAKLEATLLTIEQGGRSGKDPLIHAGEEVKYCLEGRIAYYIDGNEYLLGPGDCIHFKSDKPHFWKNVGQGRAKILSICTPPPFRRLTR; encoded by the coding sequence ATGGTTGAAGAACAGATTGTCCGGATCGGGCAGAGAATCAAACACCTGAGAAAGGAGATGGGTCTCTCCATACGGGAAGCGGCGCGTCTGACCGGTACTTCCCCGGCCACTATTCAGAAGATCGAGTCGAACGGGATGGTCCCTTCGATTGCGATTCTCATGAGAATCGCCCAGGGATTGAGAAAGAACGTGAGTTTCTTCCTGGGCGAGGATGGCGAGTCAAAGGAGGTGGTTCTGGTCCCACGGGATGGGCGGAATGTGGCCTATGTTCCAGCGTCGAGACTGAAAGTGGAGGACCTTGGATCCGATATTCTCGACGCCAAGCTCGAGGCCACGCTCCTGACTATCGAGCAGGGAGGGAGAAGTGGAAAAGATCCGTTGATCCACGCAGGTGAGGAGGTGAAGTACTGTCTGGAGGGGAGGATCGCCTATTACATCGATGGTAACGAGTACCTTCTCGGGCCGGGTGACTGCATCCACTTCAAGTCCGATAAGCCCCACTTCTGGAAGAACGTCGGCCAGGGCCGGGCGAAGATTCTTTCGATATGCACGCCTCCGCCTTTCCGCCGTTTGACACGATAG
- a CDS encoding ECF transporter S component, with protein sequence MAGWSTAKARLKTLGAKDIALIAVFSGLVFVLTMFAIPMPAGGFWHFGNAMIILAGLMFGGLVGGLCGSIGATLADLVLGYGMWAPWTVWIKFFVGFLPGIVSDGKSVPRTVLGICLGWFANFILYAIAYAVLLGWPATLQWLSADVLVIAYTIGAPLVVWLALRKGFPRIFDYRESVKSTLAIYFQRTAQAPEKAAE encoded by the coding sequence ATGGCAGGTTGGAGTACGGCTAAGGCTCGGCTGAAGACCCTCGGTGCCAAGGACATCGCGCTCATCGCCGTGTTTAGCGGTCTGGTATTCGTTCTCACCATGTTTGCCATTCCCATGCCCGCCGGAGGTTTCTGGCACTTCGGCAATGCGATGATAATTCTTGCGGGTTTGATGTTCGGGGGGCTGGTTGGCGGGCTCTGCGGTTCAATCGGTGCCACTCTGGCCGACCTGGTCCTCGGGTACGGCATGTGGGCGCCCTGGACCGTTTGGATAAAGTTTTTCGTAGGGTTCCTGCCAGGCATCGTTTCAGACGGAAAGTCGGTGCCTCGGACCGTCCTGGGCATCTGCCTCGGATGGTTCGCCAACTTCATTCTGTATGCGATTGCCTATGCGGTGCTTTTGGGGTGGCCGGCGACGCTCCAGTGGCTTTCGGCCGATGTCCTGGTGATTGCGTACACTATCGGCGCTCCCCTGGTCGTCTGGCTGGCCCTGCGCAAGGGGTTCCCCCGGATCTTCGATTACAGGGAATCCGTGAAATCGACTCTGGCGATCTATTTCCAGAGGACGGCGCAGGCGCCTGAAAAGGCAGCCGAATAA
- a CDS encoding SPASM domain-containing protein yields MDENLFSVIVSIDGDKERHDLLRKYRDGGDSYDSIAGNLAYLLTKKRIRLVCSMVIRDGLTLSDAFKMAKHFGADSIKAEHVRLTADDPLSLDPAGMKTYLEDLTGTLVDHYIGELRNGRQPLDIRLYSKILGLLTRTRRAFFCTAGELIFGIAANGEIYPCALHVGRRQSKLGHIDTGIDATRRRDFREEFGWKNQQSCRRCWTRHLCGGGCSAMVDRFGHEDCAILQTETEAAIAVYLELMESDPPALYGLLSPRLVSFIRGQEV; encoded by the coding sequence ATGGACGAGAACCTCTTCTCTGTCATCGTGTCCATCGACGGCGACAAAGAACGACACGACCTTCTCCGCAAGTATCGGGACGGCGGGGATAGCTATGACAGCATCGCCGGCAATCTCGCCTACCTGCTCACCAAGAAGCGGATTCGGCTGGTCTGTAGCATGGTCATCCGGGATGGACTCACGCTGAGCGATGCCTTCAAGATGGCCAAACACTTTGGTGCTGATTCTATCAAGGCCGAGCATGTCCGACTGACGGCGGATGACCCCTTGTCGCTGGACCCGGCGGGGATGAAAACCTATCTGGAAGACCTCACCGGTACACTTGTAGATCACTATATCGGGGAGCTCCGGAACGGCCGCCAGCCTCTCGACATCCGGCTCTACTCGAAGATCCTCGGACTCCTCACAAGGACGCGACGCGCCTTCTTCTGTACCGCAGGCGAGCTCATCTTCGGCATTGCGGCAAACGGCGAAATCTACCCCTGCGCGCTCCACGTCGGCCGCCGGCAAAGCAAGCTCGGGCACATTGATACCGGGATCGACGCAACGCGGAGGCGCGATTTCCGCGAGGAGTTCGGCTGGAAAAACCAACAAAGCTGCAGGAGGTGCTGGACCCGCCACCTGTGCGGCGGAGGGTGTTCAGCGATGGTCGATCGCTTTGGGCATGAAGATTGTGCGATCCTTCAGACCGAAACCGAGGCGGCCATTGCGGTATACCTGGAGCTGATGGAAAGTGACCCCCCGGCCTTATACGGTCTCCTATCGCCTCGGCTCGTCAGCTTCATCCGCGGGCAAGAGGTCTAA
- a CDS encoding DUF2007 domain-containing protein: MADKTDIEHWRMSKAGTVANKFEEDMVSQVLEKEGIPFLIRRYSDTAYDGLYIPQKGWASVMVPDEFVERARGIIETLEKDFGTEDPEPGGPKPGIKKQGAD, encoded by the coding sequence ATGGCCGACAAAACTGACATCGAACACTGGAGGATGTCCAAGGCTGGGACAGTTGCCAACAAATTCGAGGAGGACATGGTCTCCCAAGTCCTGGAAAAGGAGGGGATTCCCTTTCTGATCCGGAGATATTCGGATACTGCGTATGATGGGCTGTACATCCCTCAAAAGGGTTGGGCCTCAGTCATGGTGCCCGATGAATTCGTGGAAAGGGCTAGGGGGATCATCGAAACCCTGGAAAAGGATTTTGGAACCGAGGATCCAGAACCCGGTGGGCCGAAGCCGGGAATCAAAAAACAAGGAGCAGACTGA
- a CDS encoding aldehyde ferredoxin oxidoreductase family protein, whose amino-acid sequence MKENPIYGYHGNLLRIDLSRKTSESELLDPEDLRLFLGGRGLGAALLLRETSGGMDPLSEENPLIFSTGPLVGTGVPGSNRFVLHTKSPQTGLYLFCVAGGHFGRKLKKTGFDVILIQGRSEKPVYLFIDEDRVRFREAGHLWGVDTERTQEFIRRELRKADPGIACIGPAGENRVPYACIITERRALGRGGAGAVMGSKNLKALVVEGRKRTPVADQRRLKDSFRRAMEELGTNPMTSQVLKRYGSASTLATLMGVGVLPGRNWSGAALEEAEAITAEELRDRFLVMDTDCSSGCPIRCSKIFMVREGRWAGALSEGPDYETLYALGSCCGIYDLATIIQADSLCDRWGLDTISTGVSIAFAMECIERGILDPQRYRTGELRFGNSESVVELIRDIAMRRGFGDVVARGTRRMAEILGQGSERFAMHAKGMELGGYDPRGLKGMGLVYACGPRGGCHHSGGFTVFPEIRSPGIDRFAERGKAPLVAGTRNRRASLCDSGLVCAFVAVGLSDATATGLLRAVTGVGYEPGDLFTIGDRISCTERAFNFREGLRREDDVLPGRLTEDVVSRGPSHGHRIDDLEAMKDEFYGFCGWDLKTGAPTGRKLKELGIGWVKRYLPDQPGPGDRGS is encoded by the coding sequence ATGAAAGAGAACCCCATCTACGGCTATCATGGAAACCTCCTCCGAATCGACCTCTCCCGGAAGACCTCAGAGTCAGAGCTCCTCGATCCGGAAGACCTCCGGCTCTTTCTCGGGGGGAGGGGACTCGGCGCTGCCCTGCTCCTGAGAGAGACTTCCGGGGGGATGGATCCGCTGAGCGAGGAGAACCCCCTGATCTTTTCGACCGGTCCCCTGGTAGGTACGGGGGTGCCGGGAAGCAACCGCTTCGTCCTCCATACGAAATCCCCCCAGACCGGTCTCTATCTGTTTTGTGTGGCAGGCGGGCATTTCGGGAGGAAGCTGAAAAAGACCGGCTTTGACGTGATTCTAATCCAGGGGAGATCCGAGAAGCCGGTCTATCTTTTCATCGACGAGGACCGGGTGCGGTTCAGGGAAGCGGGTCACCTCTGGGGGGTTGACACGGAGAGGACCCAGGAGTTCATCCGCCGAGAACTCAGGAAGGCTGATCCGGGGATTGCGTGCATAGGACCGGCTGGGGAGAACCGTGTCCCTTACGCCTGTATCATCACCGAGAGGAGGGCTCTCGGGAGGGGAGGAGCAGGGGCCGTCATGGGGTCCAAGAACCTGAAGGCCCTCGTGGTTGAAGGCCGCAAGAGAACGCCCGTTGCCGATCAGAGACGTCTCAAAGATTCCTTTCGCCGGGCAATGGAAGAACTCGGAACCAACCCGATGACCTCTCAGGTGCTGAAGAGATACGGAAGCGCGAGCACCCTGGCGACCCTGATGGGGGTCGGTGTCCTGCCGGGTAGAAACTGGAGCGGGGCGGCCCTGGAGGAGGCCGAGGCGATCACCGCCGAGGAGCTGAGAGACCGCTTCCTCGTGATGGATACCGACTGTTCGAGCGGTTGCCCTATCAGGTGTTCCAAGATATTCATGGTGAGGGAGGGCAGGTGGGCCGGTGCCTTGAGCGAGGGACCGGATTACGAAACCCTCTACGCTCTTGGCTCCTGTTGCGGCATCTACGATCTTGCCACGATCATCCAGGCCGATTCGCTCTGTGACAGGTGGGGGCTGGATACGATCTCCACGGGAGTGAGTATCGCCTTTGCCATGGAATGTATTGAGAGGGGGATCCTGGATCCGCAGAGATACCGGACAGGGGAACTGCGGTTCGGAAACTCTGAATCGGTAGTCGAGCTGATCAGGGACATCGCCATGAGGAGGGGCTTCGGGGATGTCGTTGCCCGGGGGACTCGCCGTATGGCCGAGATCCTCGGCCAGGGGTCCGAGCGATTCGCCATGCATGCCAAGGGAATGGAACTCGGAGGTTACGATCCCAGAGGGCTGAAGGGGATGGGCCTGGTCTATGCCTGCGGCCCGAGAGGAGGGTGTCACCATTCCGGGGGATTCACGGTCTTTCCCGAGATCCGGAGCCCCGGCATAGACCGGTTCGCCGAGCGGGGAAAGGCGCCTCTGGTTGCCGGAACGAGGAACCGGAGGGCATCCCTGTGTGACTCCGGACTTGTCTGTGCTTTTGTAGCGGTCGGTTTGAGCGACGCCACGGCGACCGGCCTTCTGAGAGCCGTCACGGGCGTGGGGTATGAGCCGGGCGACCTCTTTACCATCGGTGACAGAATCAGTTGCACGGAGCGGGCCTTCAATTTCCGCGAAGGCCTGAGAAGGGAGGACGACGTATTGCCCGGCCGTCTGACCGAGGATGTTGTCAGCCGCGGTCCCAGCCATGGCCACAGGATCGATGACCTGGAAGCCATGAAGGACGAGTTCTACGGTTTTTGTGGCTGGGATCTTAAGACCGGAGCCCCCACAGGCCGGAAGCTCAAGGAGCTCGGCATCGGCTGGGTGAAGAGGTACCTTCCCGATCAGCCAGGCCCTGGTGATCGTGGATCATGA
- a CDS encoding ABC transporter ATP-binding protein — protein sequence MSGRTIVSIENLSFSYPRVIEPLLRDINLKIYEGELVIITGANGSGKTTLGKCINGLVPYSTGGVFKGRVEVCGVGTLDKDVSELALYAGFVFPNPEDQLATPQVETEIAFGLSNLGIPRETIFERVDTVLDRLAITQLRKESTFNLSTGQQQMIAIASCLVMEPRVLILDDPLSHLNQNTSDKVIEIVRELKAKGTTILWISQNMSEMFGYADRVVLLESGRIAFTGSPEAMCDEIDFGKSPVIAPQYVEFSHALVKAGFADGLVSPDLEKTVEKLKALMPPRGRASERKGDKPVGGRQGSAPLIRFDHVSFSYPNGFQALKDINLDLHEGDFVLLSGWNGSGKTTLAKHVNGLLRPTEGTVLVGGEDISGKPTSDLAREVGFLFQNPDHQLHKPTVREELLFSLKNFDVSEQEMGEKLSEVSERFGLGPLLDRAPQELSGSEKKRVTVASVLIYEPRVVVFDEATANLDRNQTRSIIEIIEKYFDETRIIISISHDIRMWADSDKLNRVVIMRDGAVVDDGAPEDILCSPETMDYLYGNLLPVTRIARSLGDRGVAPTHYRTDTLVQEISRLARSASSAAAE from the coding sequence ATGTCCGGCAGGACCATCGTAAGCATTGAGAATCTGAGCTTCAGCTATCCCAGGGTGATAGAGCCGCTCCTCCGCGACATCAACCTCAAGATTTACGAGGGGGAACTTGTAATTATCACGGGCGCCAATGGAAGCGGAAAGACAACCCTGGGAAAGTGCATCAACGGTCTGGTTCCGTATTCCACGGGGGGGGTCTTCAAGGGGAGGGTCGAGGTCTGCGGAGTAGGCACCCTGGATAAGGACGTCAGCGAGCTTGCCCTCTACGCGGGATTTGTCTTCCCCAACCCCGAAGATCAGCTTGCCACACCCCAGGTGGAGACAGAGATCGCCTTTGGCCTGAGCAATCTCGGTATCCCGCGGGAGACCATCTTCGAGAGGGTGGATACGGTCCTGGATCGGCTGGCCATCACCCAGCTCAGGAAGGAGTCGACCTTTAACCTCTCCACCGGGCAGCAGCAGATGATCGCCATTGCATCCTGCCTGGTGATGGAGCCGAGGGTACTGATCCTGGACGATCCCCTCTCACATCTCAACCAGAACACCTCTGACAAGGTCATCGAGATAGTGAGGGAACTGAAGGCAAAGGGGACCACCATCCTCTGGATATCCCAGAACATGTCCGAGATGTTCGGATACGCCGATCGCGTGGTGCTCTTGGAGAGCGGAAGAATCGCTTTCACCGGATCACCCGAGGCGATGTGTGACGAGATCGACTTCGGCAAGAGCCCCGTCATAGCTCCCCAGTACGTGGAATTCTCCCACGCCCTTGTCAAAGCCGGTTTCGCGGACGGACTCGTCTCCCCCGACCTTGAGAAGACCGTTGAAAAGCTGAAGGCGCTCATGCCGCCCCGCGGGCGTGCCTCGGAAAGGAAAGGGGACAAGCCGGTAGGAGGGAGGCAGGGATCGGCCCCCCTCATTCGGTTCGACCATGTGAGCTTCAGCTATCCGAATGGTTTCCAGGCCCTGAAGGATATCAACCTGGACCTCCATGAAGGCGACTTCGTTCTGCTTTCCGGCTGGAACGGCTCAGGCAAGACCACCCTGGCAAAGCATGTCAACGGGCTGCTGAGGCCCACCGAGGGGACGGTGCTTGTCGGTGGCGAGGACATTTCGGGTAAACCCACTTCCGATCTTGCCAGGGAAGTGGGTTTTCTTTTTCAGAACCCAGACCACCAGCTTCACAAGCCGACCGTGAGAGAGGAACTCCTCTTCTCCCTGAAGAACTTCGATGTATCCGAGCAGGAAATGGGAGAGAAGCTGAGCGAGGTTTCAGAAAGATTCGGCCTCGGTCCGCTTCTCGATCGGGCACCCCAGGAACTGAGCGGTAGTGAAAAGAAGCGGGTCACAGTGGCCTCGGTCCTGATCTATGAACCCAGGGTCGTGGTGTTCGATGAAGCCACGGCGAACCTGGACAGAAATCAGACCCGGAGTATCATCGAGATAATCGAGAAATACTTCGATGAGACCAGGATTATCATATCCATCTCCCATGACATCAGGATGTGGGCGGATTCAGACAAGCTGAATCGGGTCGTAATCATGAGGGACGGAGCCGTCGTGGACGATGGCGCTCCGGAGGATATCCTGTGTAGTCCTGAGACCATGGACTACCTCTACGGCAACCTCCTCCCGGTCACCCGGATCGCCCGGTCCCTGGGCGACAGAGGAGTGGCGCCTACCCACTACAGGACAGACACGCTGGTCCAGGAGATCAGCAGACTCGCGAGGAGCGCGTCCAGTGCCGCTGCCGAGTGA
- a CDS encoding RHS repeat-associated core domain-containing protein gives MPHRHTPGKWTSPKKKQKQRDDSGLDRCLGLPCNCSYLSSIPLCQRCFVSKTEIYSSSLESNCPGGACRCNVTHYLAYDRVGSLRVGADASGNVVKRVDYDSFGRVDYDSFGNIINDTNPPFEIPFGFAGGLCDPETALVRFGFRDYDPDIGRWTAKDPIAFRGGDSDLYGYAQSDPINLIDPFGLKEFEMRS, from the coding sequence ATACCACATCGGCACACTCCAGGCAAGTGGACTTCCCCAAAAAAGAAACAAAAACAAAGGGACGACTCTGGTCTTGATCGTTGTCTCGGTTTACCTTGTAACTGCAGTTACTTAAGTTCCATCCCTCTTTGTCAAAGGTGCTTTGTCTCAAAAACAGAGATTTATTCTTCGAGTCTCGAGTCCAATTGTCCCGGAGGAGCTTGCCGATGCAACGTTACCCACTATCTCGCCTACGACCGGGTCGGTTCGCTGAGGGTCGGTGCGGATGCCTCTGGAAACGTCGTCAAGCGGGTTGACTATGACTCCTTCGGGCGGGTTGACTATGACTCCTTCGGGAACATAATCAATGATACAAATCCGCCGTTCGAAATACCATTTGGCTTTGCTGGAGGGCTGTGCGATCCAGAGACCGCCCTTGTGCGGTTCGGCTTCCGTGACTATGACCCCGACATCGGAAGATGGACCGCAAAAGATCCTATAGCGTTTAGAGGTGGCGATAGCGATCTATATGGCTATGCCCAAAGTGATCCAATTAATTTGATCGATCCCTTTGGGCTAAAAGAATTCGAGATGCGGAGTTAA